A region from the Oceanidesulfovibrio marinus genome encodes:
- a CDS encoding TIGR00730 family Rossman fold protein, which yields MRRICIFCGSNPGNDPSYTTMAQAMGKALADRGLGMVYGGAAVGLMGRTADAALAGGAEVIGVLPRALSEKELAHPGLTELHVVESMHERKALMAELSDGFIALPGGIGTFEEICEVFTWSQLGFHDKPCGLLNVGGYYDCFLDMLDNAVAQGFLNQSHRSILYASQKPETLLEGFEGYVPPRTNKWIEREQQL from the coding sequence ATGCGACGCATCTGTATTTTTTGCGGCTCCAATCCCGGAAACGACCCTTCGTATACAACCATGGCCCAGGCCATGGGCAAGGCACTGGCCGATCGCGGCCTCGGCATGGTGTACGGCGGTGCGGCCGTGGGCCTGATGGGCCGGACCGCGGACGCCGCGCTGGCCGGCGGCGCCGAGGTCATCGGCGTTCTGCCGCGCGCCTTGTCCGAAAAGGAGCTCGCCCACCCCGGCCTGACCGAGCTGCACGTCGTGGAGTCCATGCACGAGCGCAAGGCCCTGATGGCCGAGCTTTCCGACGGCTTCATCGCCCTGCCCGGCGGCATCGGCACCTTCGAGGAGATCTGCGAGGTCTTCACCTGGTCGCAGCTCGGCTTCCACGACAAGCCCTGCGGCCTGCTCAACGTGGGCGGCTACTACGACTGCTTCCTGGACATGCTGGACAACGCCGTGGCCCAGGGATTCCTCAATCAGTCCCACCGCTCCATCCTCTACGCCTCCCAGAAGCCGGAGACCCTGCTTGAGGGCTTCGAGGGATACGTGCCCCCGCGCACCAACAAGTGGATCGAACGGGAGCAGCAGCTCTAG
- a CDS encoding M48 family metallopeptidase has product MSELPPYRVRENPRARRVILKVIPRVGLTVTVPKGFDHSRLPGLLRSRKEWIDTALRDMEARGKGPQPPVLPDAVDLAAVERRVSVAYETGAEKHGWREEGDSVVIATCDSCVYDRLVLIEDWLKARGRRHLTPWCTELAAQFGVYPKSFQIRLQKSRWGSCSRRGTLSLNAKLLLIPRSAARYVLLHELCHLVHPDHSPRFWTLLQEWEPEARSQDRYIDACWRDLPAWLP; this is encoded by the coding sequence GTGTCCGAGCTGCCGCCGTACCGTGTGCGCGAGAACCCCAGAGCGCGCCGCGTCATCCTCAAGGTTATCCCCCGCGTGGGGTTGACCGTCACCGTGCCCAAGGGGTTCGACCACAGCCGTCTGCCTGGTCTGTTGCGTTCTCGCAAGGAGTGGATAGACACGGCCCTGCGTGACATGGAAGCGCGCGGCAAGGGGCCGCAGCCACCGGTTCTGCCCGACGCGGTGGATCTCGCCGCGGTGGAGCGCCGCGTGAGCGTGGCCTACGAGACCGGCGCAGAAAAGCACGGCTGGCGGGAGGAGGGCGACTCCGTAGTCATCGCCACGTGCGACTCCTGCGTGTACGACCGACTGGTGCTTATCGAGGACTGGCTCAAGGCGCGCGGCAGGCGCCATCTCACGCCCTGGTGCACGGAGCTGGCCGCTCAGTTCGGCGTCTACCCAAAGTCCTTCCAGATCCGCCTGCAGAAGAGCCGCTGGGGAAGCTGCTCCCGCCGCGGCACGCTCAGCCTCAACGCCAAGCTTCTGCTCATTCCCCGGTCAGCGGCACGCTACGTGCTGCTCCACGAGCTGTGCCACCTGGTGCACCCGGACCACTCGCCGCGGTTCTGGACGCTCCTGCAGGAGTGGGAGCCCGAGGCGCGGTCGCAGGACCGATACATCGATGCCTGCTGGCGCGATCTGCCGGCGTGGCTGCCGTAG